Sequence from the Peromyscus eremicus chromosome 4, PerEre_H2_v1, whole genome shotgun sequence genome:
CAACATGAGGAAGGGGTAAGGAGAGGACTTTTTCAATTTGGGAATATCCTCATAAACAGTGAAAAGTCAGTGTCATTCCACAGAGCCTGAAATTTGACTCCGTATGAATTAATAGTGGGGAATGGCCTCGCCGGCTTTGCCTGGTGATTACACTTTTTAAAGCTTCAAGTTGAAaaccaattaaaaagaaaagcagtagTTTACCAATTCCTGGACAAGGTGATTCTCTGGCCCTGTCCATCCGTAATTCAGCAGAGCCTTGTAATTGATTATCTGTTCTTGCTTTATGCAGGAATAGCTTTACTCATTTAAAAGGAGAAAGTCACTCAGGCAGCTGAAAGCAAAGGACAGTTCCCTTCCACTCAGCTGATGCAAACACATtcaccctttccctctctccttttcctctctgttttGAGTACAGCGCCTTGTGCATACAAtaggcaagtcctctaccccCACTGAGCTAATGtttgaaaaatatattattttgggAAAGGGTTTTACTAAATTGCCTGGGCTGGTCTTCAGCTTACAGGCCTTCGGATTCCCTGCTGTTACATTTATTGGCACAGGGTAAATCTATTTGAGTTGGGCTTCTATTCTCAAGCGGGAAGTAGGTCAAGGGACCGGTATCTACATATCAGTGGTGTAGTCAGCCTTTCCTTTGGGCTGCCGGCTCACAAATAATgtcactgagacttattattaattatgaaagcttggctttagcttgggcttttttccaactagctcttataacttaaattaacctggtTCTATTGATCTACGCCCTGCCATGTGGCTCGgttacctctcctctgtctcGTATGTCTGACTTCTGCGTTGTCTCTCTGGCATCTCCGCCTTTCTTGttcccagcattcctctctctccccggAAATTCTGCCTATGCTCTcttgcctacctattggccatttagctctttattaagccagtcATAGTGACATatgttcacacagtgtaaacaaatattccccaacattAAATGTAGCAAGCATTCTTGTCAGACTATCTTTGGAtagccagcccccaaataacaacacagagacttattattaattatgaaagcttgcccttagcttaggctttttttccaactagctcttataacttaattaacccatattttttaatctacattctgccatgtggctcggttacctctcctcagtacagcATGTTCAACTTGCTCCCAGTCTCCTGGCAAATCACACCCACCTAGACTCCTCCTTCCTATCCTCttcttcctagctattggccattcagctttttatcacaCCAACCACAGCAACACGTCTCCACACAGTGTGAAAATATACTGCAACACAAGGGCCcactgagaaggcaaaacagTGAGACTTGAGCAGTCTGGCATTGTGCGGCCCCCGAGTAGTGTCATTCCAGATACCTGGAGCAGTGAAGGTCATCTCATAAGATGCAAAGGAAAGAACACAgtagcgtggcagtggtggcatggaAGTGAGATTAGTCTAGCAGCCTGGGAGAACAGTCTGCGTGTGACTTCAAAGTGGGTGGGTGCGTTGGAATGCAACGGAAGGAACCCCAAGTTGCAAAGTGGGAACAAAATCAAAtgcaaaagagaaggaaaagtagAGAGTGGAAAATAAGAAAGCACGGGGAGGGTGCAGGGAAATGTAAATTCTCGCTTATATCCACAGCCCACCACTCTTTTAAATATACATCTAAAACCAGCTCATTGGTAAGTCTTCACTTCTCCTGCTCGTTTTCACTTGCAGCTTATTCGTCATTGGCTGTGGCCCAAGTAGGACTTGAGTGCACTGTTTAATTCGGAGGAGTTGTTAGAAAGCCCTTGATTTGATTTGGTCTGCAATAGTTCCGTGGTGCTAATCTGTGTTCTTCCTTCCAAGGTGGATCGTATGTCTTTCCCATGTGGCTGCACTAAAGAAGGCTGTAGTAACACAGCAGGTAGAATTGAATTTAATCCTATCCGTGTCCGGACTCATTTTTTGCACACAATAATGAAACTCGAACTCGAGAAAAACCGGGAGCAGCAAATCCCCACGCTGAACGGCTGCCATGGTGAGATAAGCGCCCACAGTACTGCCATGGGCCCCGTCGCTCACTCGGTAGAATATTCCATTGCAGACAATTTTGAGATTGAAACCGAACCCCAGGCCGCCGTGCTGCACCTGCAGGAGGAGTTGGATTgccaaggagaggaggaggaggaggaggaagaggatggaagCAGTTTCTGCAGTGGAGTCACCGACTCAAGCACACAAAGCCTGGCCCCCAGTGAAtcggatgaggaggaggaagaggaggaggaggaagaggaggaggaggaagaagatgacgACGACGACAAGGGAGACAGCTTCGTAGAAGGGCTCGGAGCCCACGCTGAAGTCGTccctcttccttctgtcctttgtTACTCTGACGGTACCGCCGTTCATGAAAGCCACGCAAAAAACGCTTCCTTTTACGCTAGCTCTTCAACTCTGTACTACCAAATAGACAGCCACATCCCGGGAACTCCTAGCCAGATCTCTGACAGCTATTCTGAAAGAGATACTATCAAAAACGGTGCCCTTTCGCTGGTGCCTTACACCATGACCCCAGAGCGATTCGTTGACTATGCCAGACAAGCGGAAGAGGCCTACGGGGCCTCCCACTACCCGGCTGCCAACCCGTCTGTCATTGTTTGCTGCCCCACTCCCGAGAATGATAGTGGGGTGCCCTGTAACACCTTGTATCCTGAACACAGGTCCAATCTTCCCCAAGTGGAATTTCACTCGTACTTGAAAGGCCCCTCCCAGGAAGGGTTTGTCTCCACATTGAATGGTGACAGCCACATTTCAGAGCATCCTGCAGAAAGTTCTCTGAGCCTTGCCGAAAAGAGCCGATTGCACGAAGAGTGCATCAAAGCCCCCGTGGTGGAGACGGTCCCTGTTTAGTTGCCTAAATTATTCTATTACAGGACCAAATCTTCTATTTAAGCCACTGTATTGCATTTGCTGGGCTCATCGTCGTTTAACCTGAAGACCAAGAATATTTGGACTGTGATTAATCTTCCAGacagtatttctttttccttcctttctagcTTCTCAACTGTGGTGTGGCACAAATTAAATACAGTCGCTGTGGGGATTTTAAACGATTTTGAACTGTTTTGATAGAAAAtgctaaattgaaaaaaaaaatgcatatctCACAGTTCCCTACCTGTCAAACTGTGTGAACCCTGCCAAGCTATGCAGATCATAGCTCCAAGTTTTAGATTATCGGGCCTGTGCAAGATTGTTAACTAAGACTAGAAAATACTCAGATTTAGAGTCCTAATTTTCGATATATCTGAAGATGATGGTGACTTTTTAATGTAAAAGTAATTATTGTAAGAAAAAGATTGAATCGTttcttgtgtattttatttatggtAGTTTAGAAGTCACGCTTTGATGAAAATGAACAGCATGTTCACTGAAGCTGCAGTTGTGTCCGCTAGCACCACAGAGCATGCCCACAAGGATTGCACCTGGAATCCACCCACATTTTTATGATCATGACTGAGCAGATTTGCAAATACTTTCTTAAGGATGAGATAGGCCTATTTTTGCTATTTGGGACAAATGAGTCTATATGTGCAGGTCCTTACGCAGTTTTCTCTAAAGTTAAGAGTTAGGACAATCCTCTGGTGAGGGTCCAGTTCACTGCCCTCCCTCAGCTGAGATCGACGGAactgcctttcttttttaaacagtgtCATCTTGTTTATTAGCTTAGACAGCACCTTTGAACTCTACTCCTCCATCAAAATGCACTTTAGTGCCCCTTCATGGTACCTCGTGTGGGGTGGAGTCTCAGAATTCAGAACGCTTTGAAATCAaagttttttaattataaaaaagtTAACTATTGTAAGGTTCATACAATAGCGGATTCTTCCAATGGCGTGAAGAAAATGACTTGGTTTCCTCCTTCATCACTCTGAGGACCTAACTCAGTAACACAGAGGAggctggggaagagagagagagagagagagagagagagagagagagagagagagagagagagagagaagagcacagcCTCGGAAACAATCTATTCTACACCATGATCAACCCATCTCTACAAAAGCAAAAACATGTAATGAGATTTCCACTTGTGGCTAGCTGATTGAAGGCAGGCCTCTACTTACATACTCATTAGGCCTCACTTTTCTGAA
This genomic interval carries:
- the Csrnp3 gene encoding cysteine/serine-rich nuclear protein 3 isoform X2, with translation MSTPPHPAPLPGNPMMKSPAVKALTAGIASIHPPRTTSPMTKNGTVESEEASTLTVDDISDDDIDLDNTEVDEYFFLQPLPTKKRRALLRASGVKKIDVEEKHELRAIRLSREDCGCDCRVFCDPETCTCSLAGIKCQVDRMSFPCGCTKEGCSNTAGRIEFNPIRVRTHFLHTIMKLELEKNREQQIPTLNGCHGEISAHSTAMGPVAHSVEYSIADNFEIETEPQAAVLHLQEELDCQGEEEEEEEEDGSSFCSGVTDSSTQSLAPSESDEEEEEEEEEEEEEEEDDDDDKGDSFVEGLGAHAEVVPLPSVLCYSDGTAVHESHAKNASFYASSSTLYYQIDSHIPGTPSQISDSYSERDTIKNGALSLVPYTMTPERFVDYARQAEEAYGASHYPAANPSVIVCCPTPENDSGVPCNTLYPEHRSNLPQVEFHSYLKGPSQEGFVSTLNGDSHISEHPAESSLSLAEKSRLHEECIKAPVVETVPV
- the Csrnp3 gene encoding cysteine/serine-rich nuclear protein 3 isoform X1 — protein: MSGILKRKFEDVDASSPCSSARESDDEVSSSESADSGDSVNPSTSNHFTPSSILKREKRLRTKSVHFSCVTVYYFTRRQGFTSVPSQGGSTLGMSSRHNSVRQYTLGEFAREQERLHREMLREHLREEKLNSLKLKMTKNGTVESEEASTLTVDDISDDDIDLDNTEVDEYFFLQPLPTKKRRALLRASGVKKIDVEEKHELRAIRLSREDCGCDCRVFCDPETCTCSLAGIKCQVDRMSFPCGCTKEGCSNTAGRIEFNPIRVRTHFLHTIMKLELEKNREQQIPTLNGCHGEISAHSTAMGPVAHSVEYSIADNFEIETEPQAAVLHLQEELDCQGEEEEEEEEDGSSFCSGVTDSSTQSLAPSESDEEEEEEEEEEEEEEEDDDDDKGDSFVEGLGAHAEVVPLPSVLCYSDGTAVHESHAKNASFYASSSTLYYQIDSHIPGTPSQISDSYSERDTIKNGALSLVPYTMTPERFVDYARQAEEAYGASHYPAANPSVIVCCPTPENDSGVPCNTLYPEHRSNLPQVEFHSYLKGPSQEGFVSTLNGDSHISEHPAESSLSLAEKSRLHEECIKAPVVETVPV